A window of Clostridium botulinum BKT015925 contains these coding sequences:
- the rpmB gene encoding 50S ribosomal protein L28, producing the protein MAKRCEVCGKGVVSGVQYSHSHRQSKRRWAPNIKNIRAVVNGVPKKISVCTRCLRSGKVQRAI; encoded by the coding sequence ATGGCAAAAAGATGTGAAGTATGTGGAAAAGGCGTTGTATCTGGTGTACAATACAGTCACTCCCATCGTCAATCTAAAAGAAGATGGGCTCCAAATATAAAAAATATTAGAGCTGTAGTTAACGGAGTACCTAAGAAAATTAGCGTTTGTACTAGATGTCTTCGTTCAGGGAAAGTTCAACGTGCTATATAG